A single region of the Desulfobacteraceae bacterium genome encodes:
- a CDS encoding NADPH-dependent 7-cyano-7-deazaguanine reductase QueF → MAWMPPAASRCIVESKSLKLYLNSFNMTPFDEVEKVAETLTADISRAAKGEVKLTLFGFDDTESLKVCKAKGRCIDHHEVESFVYDVDASLLKHGNGGMKKETLHSRLLRTNCPVTCQPEWATVETTYSDQKIDEASLLAYLVSYRNHTGYNENCVETLYTHLMERLAPDFLTVVGRFTRRGGLDINPCRGSRPETFPNRRLARQ, encoded by the coding sequence ATGGCATGGATGCCGCCGGCCGCAAGCCGCTGCATCGTGGAATCCAAATCATTGAAACTCTATCTCAACTCCTTCAACATGACCCCCTTCGATGAAGTTGAAAAGGTAGCGGAGACCCTGACGGCCGATATTTCCCGAGCAGCGAAAGGCGAGGTGAAGTTGACGCTATTCGGTTTTGACGACACCGAGTCCCTCAAGGTCTGCAAGGCGAAGGGGCGCTGCATTGATCACCATGAAGTGGAATCGTTTGTGTACGATGTGGATGCTTCGCTGCTGAAGCACGGGAACGGTGGGATGAAAAAGGAGACGCTTCACTCCCGCCTTCTTCGCACCAACTGCCCGGTAACCTGCCAACCCGAATGGGCCACGGTGGAAACCACTTACTCAGACCAGAAGATTGATGAAGCCTCGCTTTTGGCCTACCTCGTCTCCTATCGAAACCACACGGGCTACAACGAGAACTGCGTGGAAACCCTTTACACGCATCTCATGGAGCGTCTGGCGCCGGATTTCTTAACCGTGGTGGGGCGGTTTACCCGCCGCGGGGGGCTGGACATCAACCCCTGTAGGGGCAGTCGGCCTGAAACCTTTCCCAACCGGCGCCTGGCGCGTCAGTAA